DNA sequence from the Syngnathus acus chromosome 5, fSynAcu1.2, whole genome shotgun sequence genome:
TGGTTCATTTGGTTTTCCATTCTTTTCGTTAACGTCAAGAACACCAGAGACCCGCGTGCTGCCGTCCACAATGGGTGAGTCAAATAGTGCTCCGAGAagctactactactactgttATGccatgaccttttttttgttttttttttggtcttcctCCTGGCAGATTTTGGTTCTTTAAGATTCTTGGCCTGATCCTAGTTATGGCCGGTTCCCTTTACATTCCAGATGGTAAATTTACGTACGGTAAGCTCCGAATCCGTAAACGATCACAACAATTGATGTCTTTTTTggtatgtatttttaaaaggcTTGCCTTTGCTGTTTTAGCTTGGTTTATTGTGGGCTCTGGTGGTGGATTCTTCTTCATTGTGATCCAGGTGGTGCTGCTGGTTGACTTTGCCCACTCCTGGAATGAGTCCTGGATGgacaaaatggagaaaagCAACTCCAAAGTTTGGTATGCAGGTGAGTGATTTGTCTCACCATCAATACCCCCAGCCACCCCAATAAGGAGTCCTTGCCTCTTTTCCAGCTTTGGTGTTGGTCACCATCCTAAACTACCTTGTGTCATTCATTGGCGTTGTCCTCTTCTACATCTTCTACACTAAACCCGATGGCTGCGCCATCAACAAGTTCTTCATTACCTTCAACATGTTGCTCTGCTTTGGGGCCTCTGTCATCTCTGTGCTGCGGAAAGTACAGGTACAACGAGGACATTTGCAtggctttttttctcctcattagaaaagaaggaaaaacaagacattttcatttcttcagCCAGATTTagtgtcgtgtgtgtgtgtgtgtgtgtgtgtgtgtatacatacACTCATTTCGACTCCACATGAATGCATTCCAATCTGATCTTGCTGCTGTGCTTACTGATTTTCCTATTGCTAAATTGCTTGCCATTTGAGTCTTAATGTGTGAAATGTCATGATTCGTCCTTTTATTTAGTCTatggaaaatatgttttgcttTGCTAGGAGTATCAGCCTCACTCTGGTCTTCTCCAGTCCTCCATCATCACCATGTACACCGTCTTTCTAACCTGGTCCGCCATGAGCAACGAACCAGGTAAGCAAGATTAAGCAACGTGCTGTTCTACTGATGATGTTCCCAACCTAAAGAAAGacttttgcttgtttgttcccCCCAGACCAGTCATGTAACCCAAGCCTGATCAGTATCGTTCAACAGATAACAGCGCCCACAATGGCTTCTCTCCAGATTGAAAACACCACTGCCGTGGTGGTGATTGATGGCACGGAGGAACCCGTCCCCTCAACGCCTTACCTACAGTGGTGGGATGCGCAGAGCATTGTGGGCCTGGCTTTATTTGTCGTATGCATCATCTACTCCAGGTACACTGCCAAAAGGAAACAATTCAGTTATTTTAGCGAGTCAGATTAATGCAAAGACATTCAAGAACAGATGAGAAATAAAGTagcgtgattttgtgttttgcattCTCACCCCAGCCTTCGCTCATCCAGCGCCAGCCAGATGAGCAAACTGACCATGGCCTCCAAAGACTCGGACATCCTGGCCGAGCGTGGCAGTCAGGAATCGTTGGAGAAGGAGAGACAGACGGAGGACAGCGAACAAGACCTGGTCCATTACAGCTAttccttttttcatttcatgctcTTCCTTGCGTCGCTTTACATCATGATGACCCTCACAAACTGGTACAGGTGAGTCACAGCTGCGTCGACTCTGTCATTGGCATGACCAAATCATGTCTCAGACTCTCAACCAACCTTTTCCCCTCCTACCTAGTCCAAACGCAGACTACACAGTCACCAGAAAGTGGCCAACAGTGTGGGTGAAGATCATCTCCAGCTGGTTGTGTTTGGCCCTATACGCCTGGACCTTGGTGGCTCCCATAATCCTCAGCAACAGAGACTTTGAGTGATTTCCAGAGTGGACCTTCCTtcacgggagggagggagggagggagggagggagggagggagggagggagcgagcgcTTCTTTGCTGAAATGGATACTCGTTTACATGTGAATCCAATGGAAGTTGGAGATGAGCTCATTTGCTCTCCACATTTGGGAATGTTGTCGCCTTTATGTCAAACCCACGGAAACATTCCCCTTTGATTagtgtgtctctctctctctctcgctctctctccaaTGCCTTAAGACTTATTTGTATATAAGAAAATCCTTTGTACAtattaaagacaattgtggTTCATGACATCAGATGTTGccaaatatttgatcaaacTTTGACTGAATGgattttgaaatgtgttttaaggTCAAATGTATAAGGGTCAAAGGTGTGATTAGGAAGTCTTTTCCGTCGAGACGTATGCATAGTTTGAAGTCCAGAACAAGAACTAATGTTTGTTGTTAGTTGCAACTAATGTTGTTTTTAGCGGCCTGTCTACATGTAGCTGGGGCTTTTGCAAACGGGCCGTATTTTTCAGACGTTTGCCCTGTCATCCATTCGTCCCGGGAGACTTTtttacattcaaaacaaaggtTTGTGAAAAGTGGAGATTTGCCATTTGCCAACAGGAGATTTAGGTCATCACTCTGCAACATGTGCGCCTCACATTGCGCAGCGGTCACATCCAATAAAGGGATGAGCAAAATGTTAGCgacttttttattcaaatatttcgCTTCAGCCTTTCATCCCACCATAGACCTCTTTCTCCCCCTCAAACGAACTTCATCAAGCTTTTTAATGACCGCTTGTGATTTTTTGGATGAGGCTGTGTAGCTCTGGAGTAGCGTCTCAAACAACGCCTCTGTGTTGGGATGAGTACTGAGGAAAGCTTTCTCCAGCACATACAAATCTACCCCCTTATCCTCGGGCAGCGTGGAGATGTAACTCAAACCAAAGTCGATGAGGACCAGATCGGACCGGCCGTTCTCCGGTGGACAGCTCAGCAGCACGTTGGAGGTGGTGAGGTCACCGTGGATGACGTCTTGGTCGTGCATTTTGGCCAAGATGTGACCCATCCTCTTAGCCAGATGCTCCAGTTCAGAACAGGAGGAAGCGGACCGCTGAGCGGAAACAATGTGGTCACGCACTGTTGTCGAAGCCACGATTTCCTCCATGAAAATGCAGTGGGAGGTGTAGTCCACAAAGTACACGACGGGAGCTGATATGCCTACAAGCAGAGCATTTGAAGGAGAATTCATGGTCGAGAAGTTGGGACGAAAGATGAAACATGCATGCTTTTCATTGTTGTGTTGAAAACCAAAGTGTGTACTTCAGTTAAATTGGAGGCTTCCCTCAATCGATGGGAGCAGGTTGCCACAAACTCTTCAATGACTTTGCTCattgtggcggcggcggcggcgccctgTGCCATGTGCCCTGTGCCTTGTGCCCTGTGCCCTGTGACTGTACTTGCCTGCTCTTCGGCAGCGAAGAATCGAACGAACCTCTTGCACGGTTCGACGGTGTGTCAGTTTTTCGTCCAACACCGCGTGCCTGTAACGTTTCGGGAAGCGTTCTTTCACGATAGTCGGCTTCCCTAGAAACACAGCCCGGTATACTCGCGCTTCGGCGCCTTGCTTTAATAGCTCTGCAGTAGTGAGAAAGTCGGGCAGCAGCATGCTGCTTTGACTTGACATCTTTTTTCCGGCTTTGCTTCTTCGGGGGGTTTAAATAGCCTTTCCGGTGTATTACCGCCACCTACAGGACGACTAAGTCCACTACGAGTTCATCAGTCTCTtagatggacggacggatggatgtttattcatttttattttacaatgagTGACACATTCTTACGTTTTATAGTATGCTGGTCATCCCAGTTTTTCCACATCTAAATCGTAATAGTTTTATAGGATATCCTGTCATAGTCTATAGCACATGCAAAAGATCGAACAGGTGACACGAGAGTCTAAAAACGAGTTCATCACCTCCGTCATATTTACTTTCCAGCTCATAGTTGTCATACCGGACGGGGCACTTTTTCTAATCAAAAGCCAAGGGAATACATCATGAGGTAGGGAAAGGTcaaatgttgttgttgatgatgatgattattattattattattatttctgtcTACAATgtcctggtggtggtggtgggggggtcaCCAGTTGCCACTCGGCGGTggtatttcaaaacaaagttaaaaatgtgttgggCGTTTTCAGTCTACGAAATTGCAGCCTGGTTTCGTCTGGGTTAGGGTAAAGGCAAAGGTAGCATTAGTGGGGATAGGAAAGGCTCTCCACAAACCAAATGAAATGGAGCTCGTTGATCAGAGCCTGGCTTGAAGAGGGCGGGATAGCGCGTAAACTTGGCACAACCCACTGCGAGGACAAATAAGTTCATCTTCAACGCTTTGTGAAGGGAAACCAGACAGCTTTCCAAACACATTTGGGATCGACATacgctgcgctgcgctgcgcgTGACAGTAGCAGGAGTAACGTCACTCACTTTTCCTGACTtgtctcctctctctctctctctctctctctctctctctctctctctctctctctctctctctctctctctctccctctctctcgcgctctctcgctctctcgcgctctctctctctctctcgatcTCCAACTTCACGTATGTGCATGTGTCTGCCACGTAGCGTCAACTTTtctggagcagcagcagcagcggcggcggcggcggcggcagcagcagcagcaaactcCTGTGAGTTGTTCTGCTCCCACCACGATCTATGCGAGGACTCCGTACATTAGCGTACATGAGTTCGTTTCACTTCACTTATCGCTGCAGTGCATGGCATGCGCGCTcgtgtgttttgtgtctttttgtgtgtgtgtgttttcgaCGAGGATGTTTATGCCTTGACAAAATAATTCCATCCACCTCGAGCCAAGAGAAGAACCAGTCAGGTCGCTAAGGCCGGCCgggttgttttctttgcataaTCATTCCATCGGTCCAACTATTTACCTTTTGAGTGATTGCTATAAGATCATGGAACGAACCAACAAGTCTCCGCAC
Encoded proteins:
- the si:ch73-267c23.10 gene encoding serine incorporator 3 isoform X2, whose protein sequence is MGASLSLTQCLCRNSIVTRIIYAWILLLGTVVSCIMLSPGAEKLLRRIPGFCADGAGSPLPGIQADFNCDNFLGYKAVYRVCFGMSMWFIWFSILFVNVKNTRDPRAAVHNGFWFFKILGLILVMAGSLYIPDGKFTYAWFIVGSGGGFFFIVIQVVLLVDFAHSWNESWMDKMEKSNSKVWYAALVLVTILNYLVSFIGVVLFYIFYTKPDGCAINKFFITFNMLLCFGASVISVLRKVQEYQPHSGLLQSSIITMYTVFLTWSAMSNEPDQSCNPSLISIVQQITAPTMASLQIENTTAVVVIDGTEEPVPSTPYLQWWDAQSIVGLALFVVCIIYSSLRSSSASQMSKLTMASKDSDILAERGSQESLEKERQTEDSEQDLVHYSYSFFHFMLFLASLYIMMTLTNWYSPNADYTVTRKWPTVWVKIISSWLCLALYAWTLVAPIILSNRDFE
- the si:ch73-267c23.10 gene encoding serine incorporator 1 isoform X1, which codes for MGASLSLTQCLCRNSIVTRIIYAWILLLGTVVSCIMLSPGAEKLLRRIPGFCADGAGSPLPGIQADFNCDNFLGYKAVYRVCFGMSMWFIWFSILFVNVKNTRDPRAAVHNGFWFFKILGLILVMAGSLYIPDGKFTYGKLRIRKRSQQLMSFLVCIFKRLAFAVLAWFIVGSGGGFFFIVIQVVLLVDFAHSWNESWMDKMEKSNSKVWYAALVLVTILNYLVSFIGVVLFYIFYTKPDGCAINKFFITFNMLLCFGASVISVLRKVQEYQPHSGLLQSSIITMYTVFLTWSAMSNEPDQSCNPSLISIVQQITAPTMASLQIENTTAVVVIDGTEEPVPSTPYLQWWDAQSIVGLALFVVCIIYSSLRSSSASQMSKLTMASKDSDILAERGSQESLEKERQTEDSEQDLVHYSYSFFHFMLFLASLYIMMTLTNWYSPNADYTVTRKWPTVWVKIISSWLCLALYAWTLVAPIILSNRDFE
- the si:ch73-267c23.10 gene encoding serine incorporator 3 isoform X3, whose amino-acid sequence is MLSPGAEKLLRRIPGFCADGAGSPLPGIQADFNCDNFLGYKAVYRVCFGMSMWFIWFSILFVNVKNTRDPRAAVHNGFWFFKILGLILVMAGSLYIPDGKFTYGKLRIRKRSQQLMSFLVCIFKRLAFAVLAWFIVGSGGGFFFIVIQVVLLVDFAHSWNESWMDKMEKSNSKVWYAALVLVTILNYLVSFIGVVLFYIFYTKPDGCAINKFFITFNMLLCFGASVISVLRKVQEYQPHSGLLQSSIITMYTVFLTWSAMSNEPDQSCNPSLISIVQQITAPTMASLQIENTTAVVVIDGTEEPVPSTPYLQWWDAQSIVGLALFVVCIIYSSLRSSSASQMSKLTMASKDSDILAERGSQESLEKERQTEDSEQDLVHYSYSFFHFMLFLASLYIMMTLTNWYSPNADYTVTRKWPTVWVKIISSWLCLALYAWTLVAPIILSNRDFE
- the tp53rk gene encoding EKC/KEOPS complex subunit TP53RK, whose amino-acid sequence is MSSQSSMLLPDFLTTAELLKQGAEARVYRAVFLGKPTIVKERFPKRYRHAVLDEKLTHRRTVQEVRSILRCRRAGISAPVVYFVDYTSHCIFMEEIVASTTVRDHIVSAQRSASSCSELEHLAKRMGHILAKMHDQDVIHGDLTTSNVLLSCPPENGRSDLVLIDFGLSYISTLPEDKGVDLYVLEKAFLSTHPNTEALFETLLQSYTASSKKSQAVIKKLDEVRLRGRKRSMVG